From a region of the Bradyrhizobium sp. KBS0727 genome:
- a CDS encoding Zn-ribbon domain-containing OB-fold protein → MSIEFDPLAGQRPAPIPLNFSKPFWDGAKDKKLMLQYCPQSGKYQFYPRPISVYNGSRKLEWRESSGRGKIYSFSLSYKAPPPFKDVKPYLIASVELEEGVRILTNIINCDPKSVKIDMPVRVVWVQAGTTNYPVFEPTA, encoded by the coding sequence ATGTCGATCGAGTTCGATCCCTTGGCGGGACAGCGTCCCGCTCCGATTCCTCTGAACTTCAGCAAGCCATTCTGGGATGGCGCGAAGGACAAGAAGCTCATGCTTCAATACTGTCCGCAGTCAGGCAAATATCAGTTCTATCCGCGGCCGATCAGCGTCTACAACGGCTCGCGGAAGCTCGAATGGCGTGAATCAAGCGGGCGAGGGAAAATCTATTCGTTCTCGCTGTCGTACAAGGCACCGCCTCCATTCAAGGACGTCAAGCCATACCTGATCGCGAGTGTGGAGCTGGAAGAGGGCGTGCGGATCCTGACCAATATCATCAATTGCGACCCGAAATCCGTGAAGATCGACATGCCGGTTCGTGTCGTCTGGGTGCAGGCGGGAACCACGAATTATCCGGTGTTCGAGCCGACCGCATAA
- a CDS encoding ABC transporter substrate-binding protein, with product MSYSINRKASSLLRFAFAVVGSIQFLSASATAQPLEVVKIGWPAGFASNMAHLTFGNELGFFKEEGLDYEIVSMQGTFPVIQQILSGGFHTGYVGVETVVNALQPGATPIPLRFVFNYTRQSIWEIVVPENSPIKTLADLKGKTIGIAGPTFGNVPVTKAALGTVGVQPNQYSLFTVGTGGPAFRALTTGQVDALNLWDTMHATLEASGQQLREISFPTGLQGNPSHGFAATEELMKTRPEFVARFGRAIAKGIVACDTNLEECIRSFWRAYPAQKPQVPESEAMAKETKILAARMKKLLYFGPGEKPLLGSFTDDEWRGVIKSLKLGGVISVTDLPMDKLYTNRFVAEFNKFDRADVIKRAKAATK from the coding sequence TTGTCATACTCTATCAATCGGAAGGCTTCATCCCTGCTGCGGTTTGCGTTTGCGGTCGTTGGCAGCATTCAGTTCCTGTCTGCGAGCGCTACCGCGCAGCCGCTTGAAGTCGTGAAAATCGGCTGGCCTGCCGGCTTTGCCTCCAACATGGCGCATCTGACGTTTGGCAATGAACTGGGTTTCTTCAAGGAGGAGGGCCTGGACTACGAGATCGTCTCCATGCAGGGGACCTTCCCCGTCATTCAGCAAATCCTGTCGGGCGGATTCCACACCGGCTATGTCGGGGTGGAAACCGTGGTCAATGCGCTGCAGCCCGGCGCAACGCCGATCCCTCTCCGGTTTGTGTTCAACTACACGCGGCAATCGATTTGGGAAATCGTCGTCCCCGAAAACAGTCCGATCAAGACTCTTGCCGACCTTAAGGGAAAGACGATCGGAATCGCCGGCCCGACGTTCGGAAACGTTCCGGTCACGAAGGCTGCTTTGGGGACTGTCGGCGTGCAGCCCAATCAGTATTCGCTCTTTACCGTCGGCACCGGCGGTCCGGCGTTCCGTGCGCTTACGACCGGACAGGTCGATGCCTTGAATCTTTGGGACACAATGCATGCGACGCTCGAAGCCAGTGGCCAGCAGCTGCGCGAGATAAGCTTTCCAACGGGGTTGCAGGGTAACCCCAGTCACGGATTTGCCGCAACCGAGGAGTTGATGAAAACTAGGCCGGAGTTCGTTGCTCGTTTCGGCCGCGCCATTGCAAAAGGCATCGTTGCTTGTGACACCAACCTGGAAGAGTGCATCCGATCGTTCTGGCGAGCTTATCCGGCGCAGAAGCCACAAGTGCCGGAAAGCGAAGCGATGGCGAAAGAAACCAAGATACTCGCGGCCCGCATGAAAAAGCTGTTGTACTTCGGGCCGGGAGAAAAGCCGCTGCTCGGAAGCTTTACGGATGACGAGTGGCGTGGCGTCATCAAATCACTCAAGCTCGGCGGTGTTATCTCCGTCACCGATCTGCCGATGGACAAGCTTTACACCAATCGTTTCGTCGCCGAGTTCAACAAATTCGATCGCGCGGACGTCATCAAGCGCGCGAAGGCCGCCACAAAGTAA
- a CDS encoding NAD-dependent succinate-semialdehyde dehydrogenase, translating into MSKVQLFINGEWCDSLSGKTILVVNPATEEKIGEVAHAQREDLGLAVNAAARGFQVWRKMSPLDRSGILRKAADLLRQRVDSIATMMTLEQGKPVAEAKSEILSCADFLDWFAEEGRRTYGRMIPARGEGVYNLVIKEPIGPVAAFTPWNFPMSQAVRKLGAALSAGCSVVIKPPEETPASPAELIRVLADAGLPKGVVNLVYGVPSEISDYLIAHPAIRKVSFTGSTPVGKQLASLAGAHMKRITMELGGHAPAIVFNDADVKFAATVLAGGKYRNAGQVCIAPTRFLIQDGVYDQFVEEFVTKTKALKVGNGLDQEVTVGPLANDRRQAAIGTLVDDAIKNGAKALTGGKRSQNKGYFFEPTVLVDVPKSARAMNEEPFGPVALMSRFKDFDEVMTEANRLPYGLASYAYTRSVKTATALTAGIESGMLSINHYGLALPELPFGGVKDSGYGSEGGLEAVEAYLTTKFVSQGSPES; encoded by the coding sequence ATGTCGAAAGTTCAGCTCTTCATCAACGGCGAGTGGTGCGACAGTCTGTCCGGAAAAACGATTCTGGTCGTCAATCCGGCGACGGAAGAAAAGATCGGCGAAGTCGCTCATGCCCAGCGCGAGGACCTCGGACTTGCGGTGAACGCCGCGGCGCGCGGCTTCCAGGTCTGGCGCAAGATGTCGCCGCTCGATCGTTCCGGCATCTTGCGCAAGGCTGCGGACTTGCTGCGTCAACGTGTGGATTCGATCGCGACCATGATGACCCTTGAGCAGGGCAAGCCCGTCGCAGAAGCAAAGAGCGAGATTCTGTCTTGTGCCGACTTCCTCGATTGGTTCGCCGAAGAAGGCCGCCGCACCTATGGGCGCATGATCCCGGCGCGCGGCGAGGGAGTCTACAATCTCGTGATCAAGGAGCCGATCGGCCCGGTGGCGGCGTTTACGCCATGGAATTTCCCGATGAGTCAGGCAGTGCGCAAGCTCGGCGCGGCGCTCTCGGCAGGTTGCTCGGTGGTGATCAAGCCACCGGAAGAAACCCCGGCCTCTCCAGCGGAGTTGATCCGCGTGCTGGCCGACGCCGGCTTGCCAAAGGGCGTCGTCAATCTGGTTTATGGTGTGCCGTCCGAGATTTCGGATTATCTGATCGCGCACCCGGCAATTCGCAAGGTTTCTTTCACAGGATCCACGCCGGTCGGCAAGCAGCTTGCATCGCTGGCAGGCGCACATATGAAGCGCATCACCATGGAGCTTGGCGGTCACGCGCCGGCGATCGTGTTCAACGACGCCGACGTCAAGTTCGCGGCGACCGTGCTGGCGGGCGGAAAATACCGCAACGCCGGTCAGGTTTGCATCGCGCCGACGCGCTTTCTGATTCAGGACGGCGTCTACGATCAGTTTGTCGAAGAGTTCGTCACAAAGACGAAGGCGCTGAAGGTGGGCAACGGTCTCGATCAGGAAGTGACCGTCGGGCCGCTCGCCAACGATCGCCGTCAGGCTGCGATCGGGACGCTTGTCGATGATGCGATCAAGAATGGCGCGAAGGCGCTGACCGGCGGCAAGCGGAGCCAGAACAAGGGCTACTTCTTCGAGCCGACCGTACTCGTCGATGTGCCGAAGTCCGCGCGGGCCATGAACGAGGAGCCGTTCGGTCCTGTGGCGCTGATGTCCCGCTTCAAGGATTTCGACGAAGTCATGACGGAGGCGAACCGTCTTCCTTATGGACTCGCGTCTTACGCCTATACACGGTCCGTGAAGACCGCGACGGCGCTGACGGCCGGTATCGAAAGTGGAATGCTGTCGATAAACCATTACGGACTGGCGTTGCCCGAGCTGCCGTTCGGCGGTGTCAAGGACTCAGGCTACGGCTCCGAAGGCGGACTTGAAGCCGTGGAGGCCTATCTCACCACCAAGTTCGTCTCGCAAGGAAGCCCGGAATCCTGA